The sequence below is a genomic window from Silene latifolia isolate original U9 population chromosome 7, ASM4854445v1, whole genome shotgun sequence.
ttgcggaggttcgcaatgtgtccctctctatctttggacttgacaatcatgtcatctacgtatacctcaacttctttatgcatcatgtcatgtaggagtgtagttgcggtgcattgatatgtagctccggcgttgattaatataaacggcataaccgtgtagcaataggttccccattgagtgacaaaggccgtcttatgcatatcttcttcagccatcttgatttggttataacccgcgtacccatccatgaaagatAATAACGAGCGATCTgctgtattgtccaccaatatgtcgatatgtggtagaggaaagtcatctttaggacttgccttgtttaagtctctaaaatcaacacaaacacggattctcccatcctttttgggtacgggtactatgttagctacccagtctgagtacttggaaactttgatgaacccggctttgaattgcttatcgacttcttccttgatcttaagagcctattctgtcctcattcgacgaagcttctgttttacgggtttgaaacctggtttgattgggattctatgctctgcaatgtccttgtcgatccctggcatgtctttgtaggaccaagtgaaaacgtctttgaattcgtgtaggaggtctatgaaactggccctatcctaagttcttgtggttctagttcggttcctacgttgatgggttcagtgttctctactactggtcccccttccccctcttgtagtaaatccttggctatgtagggaggtatctcgatcgagtctgggtctgggtcaacctcagtatcatcgtaaacagaattgcatccaagataacacaaagagtaagtagaacctgatttattcatattaaagtttgggaaaagttgaaacaaagaagccatctgatctgtagtcagtagcggtaaagggacagtcgttgggacatttcccaaactactgttactacttgatgctaagctaggagaaacaaagggaatgggaatgacgataggaggagactctctagaaacttctctagactctgactttgactccgactctgactctaactcgaattcatcgtcttctggttctcttttgaacatctctccttctctagtggtgagcttgaagagtcttccttgattgtttgtccacttgattgattttctccatcctttcagCTGGTTTGCGTTGGTTTATGCGGTCCCCAGCGtagcaatgatctcatctattaTGCTTTCGGCgcttttgattaagggaagatcttggAGGTAGATATCTTCCTTgctatccgtccatatcccattTATTGTCtcctcttttggggagataagatgtgagcaatctaaggtagattcgtcacttgtaatcattagaactccaagaggattctgagtgttattaggcttacctccaggcggtattggtaggcgaccgtcttcgatcatgtcttgaagcacatttttcagtttgtagcatttttgtgtgtcatgtcccttacctctatgatattcgcagtaggaattctcgtcccagaacttggatttcttttctggttcgggtgtagggcctatgggttgaagtttgcctaGTTTCATCAAcatttttagagcattggagtatgtgtccccaagatttgtgaatttccttggtggggtactcttcttagatggctcgagaaggttaacttcatcagtcttgctagtagagccgtaagaacgacttgttgagccttgatatcctcgacctaccgttttggagaagagccctttacggatgtcatcttcgatccttgttcctagtacggttaagtccttgaaggtcttgatgttttggtacctcaaatgacttgcatagatgggctttagattgtccacgaatttatctacgagggtagcttcatctggacgttcaacaagttgggtactagtcttcctccacctacttaggaagtcggtgaaaccttctttgtcattttggataagaacctctaaagtgcgcatgttgacttggatttcagcattatccgcgtattgtttggcaaactcaattgcggcatcgtcccaggtagcgattttcttatgctctagagaatagaaccattgtcttgggatggtgtcaagagatgaaggaaatatccttaagaacatctcgggtttaatgcctttgatagacatgtaatccttgaaagcacgaatatggttcaaagggttttcatgtcccttgaacttagggatatccgtcatgttgaagttggttggcaacttgggaCTCACGGCCTTATATTTGccgttattctccctataaatatcatcccctttgagatatatcaattgttcctccaaatattgaagtcgtttctcagctgcagtcatacctaagGGAGGGTTTTCTTCCTCGAAGTTATTCACAAagtcatcagacacttcactttctcgaggaggcaacctcgtttccacgacatatattcggccttcgatcgtgccgaggcgatcatacacttgatcttgagtgacttggagacgagctagtgcggttaggatttttttttttttgaagaaaaatgcctAAAGGCATTACTCAATTAATAAACGATCAAACATAACAGCAGTGTTCGCAGAAGGTGGAAGACCATCCTCCCATACAACCTTTCCTACGACTCGTGGAACGCAATGAGCTAATCCATGAGCGACACAATTATTGACTCGACTTACATAAGAACAAATAACAGACTCGAAAGATAGATTAAAAGTAATAATATCCTCTAGTAACTAATGAAACATGCATCGTCCCAGCTTTTTATCCCGAATAGCTTCTATCACCGGCAAGCAGTCACTCTCAATCTCCACCTTACGGAGTCCACGTGCAGCTACTTCTTCAAGACCATCCAGTATCGCGGTCGCTTCTGCAAACCGAACCTCCCAATTCTGGCTCCGACTAATCGACACACCCCACAACACTTCGCCATTTCCATCCCGACATACCACACCCGTACTCACTCCTTCACCCTCTTTCACTCCCGCATCTACATTTATTTTGACAAAGCCCACTCGCGCCGGTCTCCATCCCATTCCATCCTCACCCCTAGAGCCCCCCTGTTTGCTTCGCCTTCCCACTGTCCTCTCACCCACATCATCCCCAACGCCTTCCAGAGCAACATCTCTCGCCCGCCTCACCACATCCTCCGGGACCACCTCCGCATTATCAAAAATTACCTTGTTACGGTGTTCCCAAATAGCCCAACATCCTATCATTAACATCGCTCCCTCCTCCCTGCACATATTTCTCCAACACCCCTCCACCCATTCCTTCACATCCCCACCCATCACGTCGGTCATCTCCCCCAACCCCAAGCCATCCCATACCCATTTAGCCACCCTACAATCTCGAAATAAATGCAGACTCGACTCAACATTTAAATGACAAAAAGAACAGAGAGAGTAATCACCTCCAACCCGGGCTGCTATGTTAGCTCTTGTTGCGAGTGAATCACTACACAGTTGCCAGAAGAAGAGTTTCACACGGGGCCAAACCGAAAAGTTCCAAAGCCATTTCCACAACCCTTTCCCTCTAGTCCAGTCCGATCCACTAGCCATGTCACCCAAATCACCAACCAGCATGTTATACACACTCTGGACCATATACAACCCATCCTTTTCAAATCCCCAATACCAAATTTCAGGAGGTTTATTCAAACTTATACGGATGTCTTGAACTCGCTGTACTTCGAAAGGAAGGAGCAGCTGATTCAATTTGTTCCCGTCCCATTCATTAGCATTCGGCACCATCAGTTCATCGACCGTCAGATTCTCTAAGCCGTTTGGGCACGGGGAGATAATGCGGCCCATGCTCGTATTAGGCAGCCACGAGTGACCCCACACCCTTGTCGTGCACCCATCCCATATACGTCTCTTCATCCCACGCTCCAACACCTCCCTTGCTTCCAATATACCACGCCAAGTATAGCTAGGATTGTGGCCTAGACCGGCTGTCATAAAATCATCATCGGGGAAATACTTCGCTTTCATTAACCGGGTCCATAAGCTAGTTGGGTTAGTTAACAAACGCCACGCCTGTTTTCCGAGAAGATCAAGATTGAACTGTCTGAAATCTCGGAATCCCAATCCCCCTACTCTCTTATGCCACGCCATCCTTCGCTATGACACCTAGTGAATGCCTCGCTTACTCTCGTCGTGGCCCCACCAGAAACGTGCTACAAGAGCTCTTAGCTCATCACAAAAGTTTGCCGGAATTTTAAacacactcatcacataggtagggagtgaattggccacAGCCTTTATAAGAACCTCCTTACCAGCCCTAGACAAGAGTTTTCCACGCCAACCTTGTAATCTTTTGCTAAGTTTATCTCTAATAATATCAGTAAGCACCTTTTTTATCGACCCACTACCATCGGGAATCCGAGATAACGAGCGTGTTCAGCAACCTCCTCCACGCCTAATCTAGCCGCCACAGCTTCCCTTTGACTACTAGTTACCCCTTTACTAAAAACAACAGTTGTTTTCTCCAAACTCACTAGTTGCCCGGAAGTAGCTTCATATCGTCGCAGAATGTCATTCACTACATCAGCTTCCTGTATCGTTGCCCTAACAAAAAATATGCTATCGTCGGCAAAGAGAAGATGGGAAATAGCCGAAGCTGCAGCAGTAACACGGATTCCATGCAGCGCTTGGTATTCAACCGCCCTTCGTAACATATTCGACAACGCCTCAGCACAAAGGAGAAACAAATACGGGGACAACGAGTCGCCTTGGCGTAACCCACGGCTAGGCCGAAATTCAGGCGAGGGGGACCCATTAATCAGGACAGCAAAGGTGACGGTTGTAACGCAGGTCATAACCCGTTGAACCCAGTCCATGTCGAAGCCCATCGTTACCAACACCCTCCACAAGAAAATCCATTCCACCCTATCATAAGCCTTCGCCATATCGAGTTTCAGTGCCATGTACCCATCCGTCTGTCTGTTGTTCTTCATAAAGTGGAACACTCAAAAGCCGTAAGAATATTGTCCGTAATCAGCCGGCCAGGAGTGAAAGCGCTCTGATTTTCTGACACAATCTCACCGAGAAACAGCTTCAGTCGATTTGCCAGTACTTTCGACACTAGTTTGTAGGCCACATTACAAAGACTAATGGGTCGAAAATCCCTTATCTTATCTGGCGCCTTCTTCTTCGGTATAAGAACAATATTGGTCTTGTTTAGCCGTTTCGGGTTCGCATTCCCACGCAGAATTTCCAGCACCGAAGTAATAACCTGTGGGCCAATTTCGTGCCAATAGGACTGAAAGAAAAGACCGTTCATGCCATCCGGACCCGGGGCTTTAAGGGGGTTCATCTGATTAAGGGCTTCCAccacttcctcttcacgatattcCATCTGCAGCAAAGATTTCATCCTGTCCGTGACCCTCCCTTCCAAGCCCAAAAGAACGTCATCAAAATTGGTTGGCTTAGCTGTCTGAAATAACTCCTCAAAATAATCCACTGCTACTTTCGCAACCTTCTCGTCCCCAATGCACTCACGCCCTTCATCATCAATCCGAAGAGGTATAAAGTTCTTCCGCT
It includes:
- the LOC141590552 gene encoding uncharacterized protein LOC141590552, coding for MGFDMDWVQRVMTCVTTVTFAVLINGSPSPEFRPSRGLRQGDSLSPYLFLLCAEALSNMLRRAVEYQALHGIRVTAAASAISHLLFADDSIFFVRATIQEADVVNDILRRYEATSGQLVSLEKTTVVFSKGVTSSQREAVAARLGVEEVAEHARYLGFPMVVGR